In Silene latifolia isolate original U9 population chromosome 3, ASM4854445v1, whole genome shotgun sequence, a single window of DNA contains:
- the LOC141648116 gene encoding putative disease resistance protein RGA3 isoform X2 — protein MLGYESELDELAVTVSTIKSVLLNAESKHQELSDEGRNYIDRLKEAVYDVDDLLDEFNTVVQREKMKNGGNVLKKVCRFFSPSNYAFNMSCEIKKLTNKLDKIAKDHQQFGLSDVHVPLKRRDATFSHTSDNYIIGRESDKESVVAMLLGDSDSMNGVGGNVPFVSVIGMGGLGKTALAQLVYNDCRIEETFEYRSWVCVSEDFSVENIFRQMLGKNEFQIEELQKEFRKSTEGKKYLLVLDDVWSENRDEWDKLKVFLDVGREGSKVLITSRSRKVARVLEDHLMYELKGLSEDDSWDLFKKFAFRKEQEPINNDDHLFDISKEILKKCANVPLALRVVGSMLYDQDESKWLSLRTANLASLGQGEEGIIPILKFSYYELSSALKSCFSYCALFPKDYVIKKEILIKLWLVHGCLDQSDDCRNEEDIGEEYFSTLLSRCFLQDVTIDEYGEINGCKMHDLIHDLAQEVAGKETVMLDSRAGEFDRRNRHLSLTGDGYTLLGGSQWNEMNKLRTFLHISDGYKRMNLIKSNVTPICFHLKRVRVLDLSFSGLTTLPDEVGNLLHLRYLDLSENWELSVLPNSITKLYNLQVLNLSNTLIRKLPRNMKKLVNLRHLLFPRLSDHGMPKGMDRLTCLRTLSTFVVENETSKQGNKLRDFKALVNLRGDLTIKFPSDSSSDVANYQDVELTRALQLKMLRIHFEELGTASIPETLLASLQPHNKLKGIEIEWYNGLRLPTWVHSLTTSLPNLVKIQLGSFERLEILPSLSQLPHLKYLILEYMPNVEFIEGSIIAGTSDGELLFFPSLEELTLRGFQKLKGWWREEINRVTGEEGSSSMAVPSFPSLRDLLLQNCPSLATCPSCPKLRSLYVGNCHETLTFFENKRVVPADPGYPTAAHSSSLSSSIPLLYLDRVTIDDIGMLDCLFGESLGGISHLIIESFEGESLSISAEKCVELVSSIKSLRIIFCPNLMSLSGVAKYFTSLQSLSIWFCDNTKLGNNEEATMTSLEWLDLSYVPKLVNLPGEFQYSTALKSMSIDNCENLESLPEWINCLTSLQTLRIQSCSKLKSLPEAIARMPALQALYITDCDNLERRCRQPDGEDWPNVCHIPHLEVTSWRERKGRERRGFKIFCLDSK, from the coding sequence ATGCTCGGTTATGAGTCTGAACTTGATGAGCTTGCAGTCACCGTCTCTACTATCAAATCGGTTCTTCTTAATGCGGAGTCTAAGCATCAGGAGCTCTCCGATGAAGGTCGGAATTATATTGACAGGCTCAAGGAAGCTGTCTATGATGTCGACGATTTGCTAGATGAGTTTAACACGGTGGTACAAAGGGAGAAAATGAAGAATGGTGGTAACGTATTAAAAAAGGTTTGCCGGTTCTTCTCTCCGTCTAATTATGCATTTAATATGTCGTGTGAGATTAAAAAACTTACgaataagttggataaaattgcCAAAGATCATCAACAATTTGGGTTAAGTGATGTTCATGTACCTCTTAAGAGAAGAGATGCAACCTTTTCTCATACAAGTGATAATTATATAATTGGTAGAGAGTCTGATAAAGAATCTGTTGTTGCTATGTTACTTGGAGATTCAGATTCTATGAATGGTGTTGGTGGTAATGTTCCTTTTGTGTCTGTTATTGGGATGGGAGGGTTGGGGAAAACCGCACTTGCCCAACTTGTGTATAACGATTGTAGAATTGAAGAGACATTTGAATATAGGTCTTGGGTTTGTGTATCTGAGGATTTTAGCGTGGAGAACATATTTCGTCAGATGCTTGGAAAGAATGAGTTTCAAATAGAAGAGTTACAGAAAGAATTTCGAAAATCAACTGAGGGGAAAAAATACTTGCTTGTTTTAGACGATGTCTGGAGTGAAAACCGTGATGAATGGGATAAATTGAAAGTTTTTTTGGACGTAGGTAGAGAAGGAAGCAAAGTTTTGATAACTAGTCGCTCAAGAAAGGTGGCAAGAGTCTTAGAAGACCATCTCATGTATGAGTTAAAAGGTCTCTCAGAAGATGATTCTTGGGACTTGTTTAAGAAATTTGCTTTTAGAAAAGAGCAAGAACCTATAAATAATGATGATCATCTGTTTGACATTAGCAAGGAGATTTTGAAGAAATGCGCTAATGTCCCTTTGGCCTTAAGGGTAGTAGGTAGTATGTTATATGACCAGGACGAAAGTAAATGGTTATCATTACGAACTGCTAATTTAGCAAGCTTAGGACAAGGTGAGGAAGGCATAATACCAATATTGAAGTTTAGTTATTATGAACTTAGCTCTGCTTTAAAGAGTTGTTTTAGTTATTGTGCTCTTTTTCCGAAGGACTATGTGATAAAGAAAGAAATATTAATTAAGTTGTGGTTGGTACATGGGTGTCTTGATCAATCAGATGATTGTCGAAATGAAGAAGACATAGGTGAAGAGTATTTTTCTACTTTATTGAGCAGATGTTTTTTACAAGATGTTACAATTGACGAGTATGGTGAAATCAATGGTTGTAAGATGCATGATTTGATACATGATCTTGCACAAGAAGTTGCAGGTAAGGAGACAGTTATGTTGGATTCTCGTGCAGGCGAGTTTGATAGAAGAAATCGTCATCTTTCACTAACGGGGGATGGATATACACTCTTGGGTGGTAGTCAATGGAATGAGATGAATAAATTGCGTACATTTCTTCACATAAGTGATGGGTATAAACGGATGAATCTTATCAAGTCAAATGTGACTCCAATCTGTTTCCATTTAAAGAGAGTGAGAGTGTTGGACCTGTCCTTCTCTGGTTTAACTACTCTACCTGATGAAGTGGGTAACTTATTACATTTAAGGTATCTCGATCTATCAGAGAATTGGGAATTAAGTGTTCTCCCTAACTCGATCACCAAACTTTACAACTTACAAGTGCTAAATTTAAGTaatacgctaataagaaagcttCCTCGGAATATGAAAAAACTTGTTAATCTGAGGCACCTGCTCTTTCCACGCTTATCTGATCACGGAATGCCAAAAGGTATGGATAGGTTGACATGTCTTCGTACATTATCTACATTTGTAGTGGAAAACGAAACTTCCAAACAAGGTAATAAGCTAAGAGATTTCAAAGCTCTTGTGAACCTGAGAGGTGATCTTACAATCAAATTTCCGAGTGATTCTAGTTCTGATGTGGCGAACTATCAGGACGTAGAGTTGACAAGGGCGTTGCAGCTAAAGATGTTGCGCATACATTTTGAGGAACTAGGAACTGCGAGTATTCCAGAGACATTATTGGCAAGCCTCCAACCTCATAATAAACTCAAGGGAATTGAGATTGAGTGGTACAATGGGTTGAGATTACCAACTTGGGTGCACTCATTGACTACTTCACTTCCAAACCTTGTTAAAATCCAACTTGGGTCTTTTGAAAGATTGGAAATTCTCCCTTCACTGAGTCAACTTCCCCATCTCAAATATCTTATACTCGAGTATATGCCCAATGTGGAGTTTATTGAAGGTAGCATAATCGCGGGCACTTCAGATGGTGAGTTACTATTCTTTCCATCCTTGGAGGAGCTTACACTACGTGGATTTCAAAAGTTGAAGGGATGGTGGAGAGAAGAGATAAATAGGGTAACTGGGGAAGAGGGCTCCTCTTCCATGGCCGTCCCATCATTTCCCTCTCTACGGGACTTATTGTTGCAAAATTGTCCAAGCTTGGCAACTTGTCCTTCTTGTCCAAAACTACGTAGTCTATATGTTGGTAATTGTCACGAAACACTGACCTTCTTTGAGAATAAAAGAGTGGTTCCAGCAGATCCTGGATATCCCACAGCAGCCCACTCGTCCAGCTTGTCTTCTAGTATCCCCTTGTTATACTTGGACAGAGTGACAATAGACGACATTGGAATGCTTGATTGCCTTTTTGGAGAGTCTCTCGGAGGTATAAGTCATCTGATTATCGAATCTTTTGAAGGGGAGAGTTTATCGATTTCGGCGGAAAAATGTGTAGAGCTCGTTTCTTCTATTAAATCACTGCGAATAATTTTTTGCCCAAATCTAATGAGTTTGTCAGGAGTTGCAAAGTACTTTACGAGCCTTCAGAGCCTGTCGATTTGGTTTTGTGATAACACGAAGTTAggaaacaatgaagaagcaacaATGACGTCACTGGAATGGCTTGACTTATCTTATGTTCCGAAGTTGGTAAATCTGCCAGGGGAGTTTCAATACTCGACAGCCCTTAAATCTATGTCTATAGACAACTGCGAAAATTTGGAATCTCTGCCAGAATGGATCAACTGCCTCACATCTCTGCAAACACTACGGATCCAAAGTTGCAGCAAACTAAAATCATTGCCTGAAGCAATCGCTCGCATGCCCGCTCTCCAAGCTCTTTACATAACTGACTGTGATAACCTTGAGAGAAGATGCAGACAACCAGATGGCGAAGACTGGCCCAATGTATGCCACATCCCTCATTTAGAAGTTACGAGttggagggaaaggaaagggagggagagaaggggatttaaaatcttttgtttggatagcaaataa
- the LOC141648116 gene encoding putative disease resistance protein RGA3 isoform X1, which yields MVTGILLKVVEKLYAAVQSKELKEVWSMLGYESELDELAVTVSTIKSVLLNAESKHQELSDEGRNYIDRLKEAVYDVDDLLDEFNTVVQREKMKNGGNVLKKVCRFFSPSNYAFNMSCEIKKLTNKLDKIAKDHQQFGLSDVHVPLKRRDATFSHTSDNYIIGRESDKESVVAMLLGDSDSMNGVGGNVPFVSVIGMGGLGKTALAQLVYNDCRIEETFEYRSWVCVSEDFSVENIFRQMLGKNEFQIEELQKEFRKSTEGKKYLLVLDDVWSENRDEWDKLKVFLDVGREGSKVLITSRSRKVARVLEDHLMYELKGLSEDDSWDLFKKFAFRKEQEPINNDDHLFDISKEILKKCANVPLALRVVGSMLYDQDESKWLSLRTANLASLGQGEEGIIPILKFSYYELSSALKSCFSYCALFPKDYVIKKEILIKLWLVHGCLDQSDDCRNEEDIGEEYFSTLLSRCFLQDVTIDEYGEINGCKMHDLIHDLAQEVAGKETVMLDSRAGEFDRRNRHLSLTGDGYTLLGGSQWNEMNKLRTFLHISDGYKRMNLIKSNVTPICFHLKRVRVLDLSFSGLTTLPDEVGNLLHLRYLDLSENWELSVLPNSITKLYNLQVLNLSNTLIRKLPRNMKKLVNLRHLLFPRLSDHGMPKGMDRLTCLRTLSTFVVENETSKQGNKLRDFKALVNLRGDLTIKFPSDSSSDVANYQDVELTRALQLKMLRIHFEELGTASIPETLLASLQPHNKLKGIEIEWYNGLRLPTWVHSLTTSLPNLVKIQLGSFERLEILPSLSQLPHLKYLILEYMPNVEFIEGSIIAGTSDGELLFFPSLEELTLRGFQKLKGWWREEINRVTGEEGSSSMAVPSFPSLRDLLLQNCPSLATCPSCPKLRSLYVGNCHETLTFFENKRVVPADPGYPTAAHSSSLSSSIPLLYLDRVTIDDIGMLDCLFGESLGGISHLIIESFEGESLSISAEKCVELVSSIKSLRIIFCPNLMSLSGVAKYFTSLQSLSIWFCDNTKLGNNEEATMTSLEWLDLSYVPKLVNLPGEFQYSTALKSMSIDNCENLESLPEWINCLTSLQTLRIQSCSKLKSLPEAIARMPALQALYITDCDNLERRCRQPDGEDWPNVCHIPHLEVTSWRERKGRERRGFKIFCLDSK from the coding sequence ATGGTAACAGGAATATTGCTCAAGGTTGTTGAGAAGCTGTACGCTGCTGTCCAGAGTAAGGAACTCAAGGAAGTATGGTCGATGCTCGGTTATGAGTCTGAACTTGATGAGCTTGCAGTCACCGTCTCTACTATCAAATCGGTTCTTCTTAATGCGGAGTCTAAGCATCAGGAGCTCTCCGATGAAGGTCGGAATTATATTGACAGGCTCAAGGAAGCTGTCTATGATGTCGACGATTTGCTAGATGAGTTTAACACGGTGGTACAAAGGGAGAAAATGAAGAATGGTGGTAACGTATTAAAAAAGGTTTGCCGGTTCTTCTCTCCGTCTAATTATGCATTTAATATGTCGTGTGAGATTAAAAAACTTACgaataagttggataaaattgcCAAAGATCATCAACAATTTGGGTTAAGTGATGTTCATGTACCTCTTAAGAGAAGAGATGCAACCTTTTCTCATACAAGTGATAATTATATAATTGGTAGAGAGTCTGATAAAGAATCTGTTGTTGCTATGTTACTTGGAGATTCAGATTCTATGAATGGTGTTGGTGGTAATGTTCCTTTTGTGTCTGTTATTGGGATGGGAGGGTTGGGGAAAACCGCACTTGCCCAACTTGTGTATAACGATTGTAGAATTGAAGAGACATTTGAATATAGGTCTTGGGTTTGTGTATCTGAGGATTTTAGCGTGGAGAACATATTTCGTCAGATGCTTGGAAAGAATGAGTTTCAAATAGAAGAGTTACAGAAAGAATTTCGAAAATCAACTGAGGGGAAAAAATACTTGCTTGTTTTAGACGATGTCTGGAGTGAAAACCGTGATGAATGGGATAAATTGAAAGTTTTTTTGGACGTAGGTAGAGAAGGAAGCAAAGTTTTGATAACTAGTCGCTCAAGAAAGGTGGCAAGAGTCTTAGAAGACCATCTCATGTATGAGTTAAAAGGTCTCTCAGAAGATGATTCTTGGGACTTGTTTAAGAAATTTGCTTTTAGAAAAGAGCAAGAACCTATAAATAATGATGATCATCTGTTTGACATTAGCAAGGAGATTTTGAAGAAATGCGCTAATGTCCCTTTGGCCTTAAGGGTAGTAGGTAGTATGTTATATGACCAGGACGAAAGTAAATGGTTATCATTACGAACTGCTAATTTAGCAAGCTTAGGACAAGGTGAGGAAGGCATAATACCAATATTGAAGTTTAGTTATTATGAACTTAGCTCTGCTTTAAAGAGTTGTTTTAGTTATTGTGCTCTTTTTCCGAAGGACTATGTGATAAAGAAAGAAATATTAATTAAGTTGTGGTTGGTACATGGGTGTCTTGATCAATCAGATGATTGTCGAAATGAAGAAGACATAGGTGAAGAGTATTTTTCTACTTTATTGAGCAGATGTTTTTTACAAGATGTTACAATTGACGAGTATGGTGAAATCAATGGTTGTAAGATGCATGATTTGATACATGATCTTGCACAAGAAGTTGCAGGTAAGGAGACAGTTATGTTGGATTCTCGTGCAGGCGAGTTTGATAGAAGAAATCGTCATCTTTCACTAACGGGGGATGGATATACACTCTTGGGTGGTAGTCAATGGAATGAGATGAATAAATTGCGTACATTTCTTCACATAAGTGATGGGTATAAACGGATGAATCTTATCAAGTCAAATGTGACTCCAATCTGTTTCCATTTAAAGAGAGTGAGAGTGTTGGACCTGTCCTTCTCTGGTTTAACTACTCTACCTGATGAAGTGGGTAACTTATTACATTTAAGGTATCTCGATCTATCAGAGAATTGGGAATTAAGTGTTCTCCCTAACTCGATCACCAAACTTTACAACTTACAAGTGCTAAATTTAAGTaatacgctaataagaaagcttCCTCGGAATATGAAAAAACTTGTTAATCTGAGGCACCTGCTCTTTCCACGCTTATCTGATCACGGAATGCCAAAAGGTATGGATAGGTTGACATGTCTTCGTACATTATCTACATTTGTAGTGGAAAACGAAACTTCCAAACAAGGTAATAAGCTAAGAGATTTCAAAGCTCTTGTGAACCTGAGAGGTGATCTTACAATCAAATTTCCGAGTGATTCTAGTTCTGATGTGGCGAACTATCAGGACGTAGAGTTGACAAGGGCGTTGCAGCTAAAGATGTTGCGCATACATTTTGAGGAACTAGGAACTGCGAGTATTCCAGAGACATTATTGGCAAGCCTCCAACCTCATAATAAACTCAAGGGAATTGAGATTGAGTGGTACAATGGGTTGAGATTACCAACTTGGGTGCACTCATTGACTACTTCACTTCCAAACCTTGTTAAAATCCAACTTGGGTCTTTTGAAAGATTGGAAATTCTCCCTTCACTGAGTCAACTTCCCCATCTCAAATATCTTATACTCGAGTATATGCCCAATGTGGAGTTTATTGAAGGTAGCATAATCGCGGGCACTTCAGATGGTGAGTTACTATTCTTTCCATCCTTGGAGGAGCTTACACTACGTGGATTTCAAAAGTTGAAGGGATGGTGGAGAGAAGAGATAAATAGGGTAACTGGGGAAGAGGGCTCCTCTTCCATGGCCGTCCCATCATTTCCCTCTCTACGGGACTTATTGTTGCAAAATTGTCCAAGCTTGGCAACTTGTCCTTCTTGTCCAAAACTACGTAGTCTATATGTTGGTAATTGTCACGAAACACTGACCTTCTTTGAGAATAAAAGAGTGGTTCCAGCAGATCCTGGATATCCCACAGCAGCCCACTCGTCCAGCTTGTCTTCTAGTATCCCCTTGTTATACTTGGACAGAGTGACAATAGACGACATTGGAATGCTTGATTGCCTTTTTGGAGAGTCTCTCGGAGGTATAAGTCATCTGATTATCGAATCTTTTGAAGGGGAGAGTTTATCGATTTCGGCGGAAAAATGTGTAGAGCTCGTTTCTTCTATTAAATCACTGCGAATAATTTTTTGCCCAAATCTAATGAGTTTGTCAGGAGTTGCAAAGTACTTTACGAGCCTTCAGAGCCTGTCGATTTGGTTTTGTGATAACACGAAGTTAggaaacaatgaagaagcaacaATGACGTCACTGGAATGGCTTGACTTATCTTATGTTCCGAAGTTGGTAAATCTGCCAGGGGAGTTTCAATACTCGACAGCCCTTAAATCTATGTCTATAGACAACTGCGAAAATTTGGAATCTCTGCCAGAATGGATCAACTGCCTCACATCTCTGCAAACACTACGGATCCAAAGTTGCAGCAAACTAAAATCATTGCCTGAAGCAATCGCTCGCATGCCCGCTCTCCAAGCTCTTTACATAACTGACTGTGATAACCTTGAGAGAAGATGCAGACAACCAGATGGCGAAGACTGGCCCAATGTATGCCACATCCCTCATTTAGAAGTTACGAGttggagggaaaggaaagggagggagagaaggggatttaaaatcttttgtttggatagcaaataa
- the LOC141649760 gene encoding uncharacterized protein LOC141649760 — MSHIAKRDFDILDLSGQKFLLWKDDVIAHLGAKGLEHTVEVGNFGTYQEKQQAHIFIRHHMDEGLKNEYLRIRDPSELWARLEERFGHQPYVLLPKLRHEWENLRFQDFTSVNEYNSTLFRIASQLEYCGHEVSDFTKIEKTFSTMGKHNIDFQRQIRQTKIEKFTDLIAILLVAEQNDNVLLKNDNLRPSGSIAIPEANFVARSGRGRWINKQGRGR; from the coding sequence ATGTCTCACATTGCCAAAAGAGACTTCGATATTCTTGATCTATCTGGGCAGAAATTCCTACTATGGAAAGACGATGTCATAGCCCATTTGGGAGCCAAGGGCCTCGAACATACTGTTGAGGTAGGTAATTTTGGTACCTACCAAGAAAAACAACAGGCTCATATATTTATACGGCATCATATGGATGAAGGGCTAAAAAATGAGTATTTGCGAATAAGAGACCCTTCTGAATTATGGGCTCGCCTTGAAGAAAGATTTGGACATCAACCATATGTCCTACTCCCTAAACTTCGCCATGAATGGGAAAACTTACGTTTCCAAGATTTTACTTCGGTAAACGAATATAATTCGACCCTATTTCGCATTGCCTCACAATTGGAGTATTGTGGTCATGAAGTTAGCGACTTTACTAAAATCGAGAAAACATTCTCAACTATGGGCAAACACAATATTGATTTTCAAAGACAAATAAGGCAAaccaaaattgaaaaattcactGACCTTATTGCAATACTTTTAGTCGCTGAACAAAATGACAATGTTTTGTTAAAAAACGACAATTTGAGGCCAAGTGGATCTATTGCAATACCTGAGGCAAATTTTGTTGCTAGAAGTGGGCGTGGACGCTGGATCAATAAGCAAGGACGCGGTAGATGA